TTATATCTTTCCGCATATTGGCACGTCAGATATTCGCCAGCTCAAAACCAGTCATTTGTTAGCCCCGATTAAAAAAGTTGATGCCACGGGTAAGCACGATGTTGCGCAGCGTCTTCAGCAGCGCGTTACGGCGATAATGCGCTATGCTTTGCAGAACGATTACATTGAATCCAACCCTGCTATTGATATGGCCGGGGCACTTTCTACCGTCAAGGCTCGCCATTACCCCGCATTACCCTTCAGCCGTTTCCCTGAATTTCTTGAGCGCCTGGCCGCATACCGTGGGCGTATCATGACCCGTATTGCTGTAGAGCTTTCATTACTAACTTTCGTCCGTTCCAGTGAGCTGCGTTTTGCCCGTTGGGATGAGTTCGATTTCAAAAGGGCTTTATGGAAAATTCCTGCTCAGCGTAAAGAGATAGAAGGAGTTCGTTACTCTCATCGTGGCATGAAGATGAAAGAGGAGCATCTCGTACCGCTAAGCCATCAGATTTTAGCCCTGCTGGAAAAGTTGAAGCAGTTAAGCGGTGACAACGAGAGGCTCTTTCCCGGCGATCACGATCCTAAAAAAGTCATGAGCGAAAATACGGTTAACAATGCTCTGCGCGCTATGGGGTATGTCACAAAAACCGAAGTTTGCGGGCATGGCTTCAGGACAATGGCACGAGGCGTGCTGGGTGAGTCAGGATTGTGGAGTGATGATGCGATAGAGCGGCAGTTGAGCCACTCCGAGCGTAATAATGTACGCGCTGCTTACATTCATACCTCTGAACATTTGGATGAGCGCAGATTGATGGTGCAATGGTGGGCGGATTTTCTTGATGCAAATAAGGTGGAGTTTGTAACCCCCTATGATTTCGCAAGGCAATGATGAATTTGAAATGCAGGCTTACAAGATAAAGATAACTGACTGATATTAAATGTGATTTATCTTATCTCGCTATTTTAGCTACTATAATTATAGTTTGACAAAAAAAAATTTCTTAATCATATTACTCTAAAGGTTCTCATTT
This DNA window, taken from Mixta gaviniae, encodes the following:
- a CDS encoding tyrosine-type recombinase/integrase, which translates into the protein MKLNARQVETAKPKGKTYKMADGGGLYLEVSTKGSKYWRMKYRRPSDKKEDRLAFGVWPTVTLAQARAKRDEAKKLLGQGIDPKAEQKEAQAENAGAYTFETVAREWHASNKRWSEDHRSRVLRYLELYIFPHIGTSDIRQLKTSHLLAPIKKVDATGKHDVAQRLQQRVTAIMRYALQNDYIESNPAIDMAGALSTVKARHYPALPFSRFPEFLERLAAYRGRIMTRIAVELSLLTFVRSSELRFARWDEFDFKRALWKIPAQRKEIEGVRYSHRGMKMKEEHLVPLSHQILALLEKLKQLSGDNERLFPGDHDPKKVMSENTVNNALRAMGYVTKTEVCGHGFRTMARGVLGESGLWSDDAIERQLSHSERNNVRAAYIHTSEHLDERRLMVQWWADFLDANKVEFVTPYDFARQ